One segment of Prionailurus bengalensis isolate Pbe53 chromosome X, Fcat_Pben_1.1_paternal_pri, whole genome shotgun sequence DNA contains the following:
- the ARMCX2 gene encoding armadillo repeat-containing X-linked protein 2 translates to MSRVRDAGCVAAGIVIGASAWYCVYKYARGRNQTKKRLAKPKTRAVAGTGARSRAGLRAGFTIDLGPRFGPPTPVHTQAEDRAQDEASALDMAGPEGVAPAVSSAEAQSGAGNQVQEVEGTGVGPKAEPVVRATAASSMAPPPREAEASVAVEAPTITRAPKLPEALDTAEAPGVLAAPPRAPVMPPTAPAPTEAVEAPVRATPTAAPVPSGVTVPTGAAEAPGTSGSPRIAAYKKATPGAHTGAIPKAGSATGAVPKGGAKGTKSRTGGKGKGKKNKVEVDELGLGFRPGDGAAAAAAASANGGQAFLAEIPDSEEGESGWTDTESESDSEPETQQRGRGRRPVPMQKRPFPYEIDEILGVRDLRKVLALLQKSDDPFIQQVALLTLSNNANYSCNQDTIRKLGGLPIIANMINKTDPHIKEKALMAMNNLSENYENQGRLQVYMNKVMDDIMASNLNSAVQVVGLKFLTNMTITNDYQHLLVNSIANFFRLLSQGGGKIKVEILKILSNFAENPDMLKKLLSTQVPSSFSSLYNSYVESEILINALTLFEIIYDNLRAEVFNYREFNKGSLFYLCTTSGVCVKKIRALADHHDLLVKVKVIKLVDKF, encoded by the coding sequence ATGAGCCGAGTTCGAGATGCTGGCTGCGTAGCTGCCGGGATAGTGATTGGGGCTAGTGCCTGGTACTGTGTCTACAAATATGCCAGGGgaagaaaccagacaaaaaagAGACTGGCCAAGCCCAAGACAAGGGCTGTGGCCGGGACTGGAGCCAGGTCTAGAGCTGGACTAAGGGCCGGATTCACAATTGACCTTGGGCCAAGATTCGGCCCTCCCACCCCAGTCCACACTCAGGCCGAGGACAGGGCCCAGGATGAAGCCTCTGCTCTGGACATGGCTGGACCTGAAGGAGTGGCCCCAGCTGTGTCCagtgctgaggctcagagtggggcAGGAAATCAGGTCCAGGAGGTAGAAGGGACAGGGGTTGGACCTAAAGCTGAACCAGTAGTCAGGGCCACAGCAGCTTCTTCAATGGCACCACCTCCCAGGGAGGCAGAGGCTTCCGTGGCTGTAGAGGCCCCCACAATCACAAGGGCTCCCAAACTGCCAGAAGCCCTTGACACAGCAGAGGCTCCCGGGGTGCTAGCAGCACCTCCCAGGGCGCCAGTGATGCCTCCTACGGCGCCAGCACCTACTGAGGCTGTGGAGGCTCCTGTAAGGGCAACGCCTACTGCAGCACCAGTGCCTTCTGGGGTAACAGTGCCTACTGGGGCTGCAGAGGCTCCTGGGACTTCAGGATCCCCTAGAATAGCAGCCTACAAGAAAGCGACCCCTGGGGCTCATACAGGCGCAATACCTAAGGCCGGATCAGCCACTGGAGCTGTACCTAAAGGTGGAGCCAAGGGAACCAAGTCTCGGACTGGGGGCaagggcaagggaaagaaaaacaaggttgAAGTAGACGAATTGGGGCTGGGCTTCCGCCCTGGGGATGGGGCTGCAGCAGCTGCTGCAGCCTCTGCTAATGGAGGACAGGCTTTCCTGGCAGAGATCCCTGATTCTGAGGAAGGAGAGTCTGGGTGGACTGACACAGAGTCAGAGTCAGATTCTGAGCCTGAAacccagcagagagggagagggaggagacctGTTCCCATGCAGAAGCGCCCCTTTCCTTATGAAATAGATGAGATTCTTGGTGTCCGAGACCTCAGGAAAGTCCTTGCTTTGCTTCAAAAATCAGATGATCCTTTTATCCAACAGGTAGCTTTGCTCACTCTGAGCAACAATGCCAACTATTCATGCAACCAAGACACAATTCGCAAATTGGGAGGCCTCCCAATTATTGCAAAcatgatcaacaaaactgatcCCCACATTAAGGAAAAAGCCTTAATGGCCATGAATAACCTGAGTGAGAACTATGAAAATCAGGGCCGACTTCAGGTATACATGAATAAAGTGATGGATGATATCATGGCCTCTAACCTGAACTCAGCAGTACAGGTAGTTGGactaaaatttttaacaaacatGACTATTACCAATGACTACCAGCATCTGCTTGTCAACTCCATTGCAAACTTTTTCCGTTTGTTATCTCAGGGAGGTGGGAAAATCAAggttgaaattttgaaaatactttcgAATTTTGCTGAAAACCCAGATATGTTAAAAAAACTGCTCAGCACCCAAGTGCCATCATCATTTAGTTCTCTTTATAATTCCTATGTGGAATCAGAAATTCTTATTAATGCCCTTACTCTATTTGAGATCATCTATGACAATCTCAGAGCAGAAGTATTCAACTACAGAGAATTCAATAAAGGTTCCCTGTTTTACTTATGTACTACATCTGGAGTGTGTGTTAAGAAAATTCGAGCCTTAGCAGATCACCATGACCTCTTGGTGAAAGTGAAAGTTATAAAACTAGTGGATAAATTCTGA